In one window of Bradyrhizobium diazoefficiens DNA:
- the purF gene encoding amidophosphoribosyltransferase gives MRHPDQDAQFDLDTGPAALELQDDLEGDTLREECGVFGIYGHPDAAAITALGLHALQHRGQEAAGIVSYDGSRFHSERRLGLVGDTFSRREVIDRLPGNMAVGHVRYSTTGATILRNVQPLFAELNAGGLAVAHNGNLTNGLTLRRELVKHGAMMQSTTDTEVILHLVARSRRARFIERYIDALREIEGAYALVSLTNKKLVGARDPRGIRPLVLGDLDGCPILTSETCALDIIGARFVRDIEPGEVIVFDENGQDIHKPFPPIAPRPCIFEYIYFSRPDSIVHGRSVYEVRKAFGAQLARESHVPVDVVVPVPDSGVPAAVGYSQHSGIPFELGIIRNHYVGRTFIQPTQAIRESGVRMKHSANRAAIEGKRIILIDDSLVRGTTSRKIVRMMRDAGAKEVHFRLASPPIVYPDYYGIDLPDRGGLLAATHSLEEMRELIGADSLAFLSIDGMYRAMGEPGRDPANPKFSDHCFTGAYPTHLTDQTQTEPQPRQLSLLAEAS, from the coding sequence ATGCGACACCCCGACCAGGACGCCCAATTTGATCTCGATACCGGCCCAGCCGCGCTAGAGCTTCAGGACGACCTGGAGGGAGATACGCTGCGCGAGGAATGCGGCGTGTTCGGCATCTACGGACACCCGGACGCAGCCGCCATCACGGCGCTTGGTCTTCACGCCCTTCAGCACCGCGGCCAGGAAGCCGCAGGCATCGTCTCTTACGACGGCAGCCGCTTTCACTCAGAGCGCCGTCTCGGCCTCGTCGGCGACACCTTCTCCCGCCGTGAAGTGATCGACCGCCTGCCCGGCAACATGGCGGTCGGCCATGTCCGTTATTCCACCACCGGCGCAACCATCCTGCGCAACGTGCAGCCGCTGTTCGCCGAGCTCAACGCCGGCGGCCTCGCAGTCGCCCATAACGGCAACCTCACCAACGGCCTGACGCTGCGCCGCGAGCTCGTCAAGCACGGCGCGATGATGCAGTCGACCACCGACACCGAGGTGATCCTGCATCTGGTCGCCCGCTCCAGGCGCGCCCGCTTCATCGAGCGCTATATCGACGCGCTGCGCGAGATCGAAGGCGCCTACGCGCTGGTCTCGCTCACCAACAAGAAGCTGGTCGGCGCGCGCGACCCCCGCGGTATCCGCCCGCTGGTGCTCGGCGACCTCGACGGCTGCCCGATCCTGACGTCCGAGACTTGCGCCCTCGACATCATCGGCGCGCGCTTCGTGCGTGACATCGAGCCCGGCGAAGTTATCGTGTTCGACGAGAATGGCCAGGACATCCACAAGCCGTTCCCGCCGATCGCGCCGCGGCCCTGCATCTTCGAGTACATCTACTTCTCCCGTCCGGACTCCATCGTCCACGGACGTTCTGTCTATGAAGTGCGCAAGGCCTTCGGCGCGCAGCTCGCCAGGGAGAGTCACGTGCCGGTCGACGTCGTGGTGCCGGTGCCGGATTCCGGCGTGCCCGCAGCGGTCGGCTACAGCCAGCATTCCGGCATACCGTTCGAGCTCGGCATCATCCGCAACCACTATGTCGGCCGCACCTTCATCCAGCCGACGCAGGCGATCCGCGAATCCGGCGTGCGCATGAAGCATTCGGCCAACCGCGCCGCGATCGAAGGCAAGCGCATCATCCTGATCGACGACTCGCTGGTGCGCGGCACCACCTCGAGAAAAATCGTGCGCATGATGCGCGATGCCGGCGCGAAGGAAGTGCATTTCCGTCTCGCTTCGCCCCCGATCGTCTATCCCGATTATTACGGCATCGACCTGCCCGATCGTGGTGGCCTGCTGGCTGCAACGCATTCGCTGGAGGAGATGCGTGAGCTCATCGGCGCCGACTCGCTCGCGTTCCTGTCGATCGACGGCATGTACCGTGCCATGGGCGAGCCCGGCCGCGACCCGGCCAATCCGAAATTCTCCGATCACTGCTTCACCGGGGCCTATCCGACCCACCTCACCGACCAGACCCAGACCGAGCCGCAACCGCGGCAATTGTCGCTGCTGGCGGAGGCGAGCTAA
- a CDS encoding SDR family NAD(P)-dependent oxidoreductase produces the protein MTSPLADRIALVTGASRGIGFATALALAKAGAHIVATARTQGGLEELDDEIRKVGGSNATLVPLNLTDSDGIARLGAGLHERYGKLDILVGNAGVLGPSSPVGHIELKTFNDVMAVNVSANFQLIRCMEPLLKKSDAGRAVFITSGAANKATAYVSPYAASKAALETLARAWAQETANTPLRVNLFNPGPIRTRMRATLMPGEDPATLETPEQVAEFIVPMCGPDWTETGRFYDYRTRSLLSFRSPA, from the coding sequence ATGACATCTCCCCTCGCTGACCGTATCGCTCTCGTCACCGGCGCCTCGCGCGGCATCGGTTTTGCCACGGCCCTCGCGCTGGCGAAGGCCGGTGCGCATATCGTCGCGACCGCGCGCACGCAGGGCGGCCTCGAGGAGCTCGACGACGAGATCCGCAAAGTGGGCGGCAGTAACGCTACGCTGGTCCCGCTCAACCTCACGGATTCCGATGGCATCGCACGGCTTGGGGCAGGCCTGCACGAGCGCTACGGCAAGCTCGACATCCTCGTCGGCAATGCCGGCGTGCTCGGCCCCTCCTCGCCGGTCGGCCATATCGAGCTCAAGACGTTCAACGATGTCATGGCCGTCAATGTCTCCGCGAACTTTCAGCTGATCCGCTGCATGGAGCCGCTGCTGAAGAAGTCCGACGCCGGCCGCGCCGTGTTCATCACCTCGGGCGCCGCCAACAAGGCGACCGCCTATGTCAGCCCCTACGCCGCCTCCAAGGCCGCGCTGGAGACGTTGGCGCGCGCCTGGGCACAGGAAACCGCGAACACACCCCTGCGCGTCAACCTGTTCAACCCAGGCCCGATCCGCACCCGCATGCGCGCCACCCTGATGCCGGGCGAGGATCCGGCGACGCTGGAGACGCCCGAGCAGGTCGCCGAATTCATCGTCCCGATGTGCGGGCCAGACTGGACCGAGACCGGCAGATTCTACGATTACAGGACGCGCAGCCTGTTGAGCTTCCGCTCGCCGGCCTGA
- a CDS encoding ABC transporter substrate-binding protein, with protein MTTTFARRSAAFLACAAFGFATSAYAQDKTATIGVLNDMSSLYADIGGPNSVVAVKMAVEDSGLLAKGWKIEVISGDHQNKPDIGVNIARQWIDTQKVDMITDTPNSGVALAVSNVAKEKNVVLLNNGGASADLTGKACNANTISYTYDTYMLATGTGKALTKAGGDSWFFLTADYAFGAALERDTSAVVKANGGKVLGGVKHPLNTSDFSSFLLQAQNSKAKIVGLANAGGDTTNAIKQAAEFGIVEGGQKLAALLLFINDVHSLGLKTAHGLTFTESFYWDLNDNTRAWSKRFQEKVTNHAMPSMTQAGNYAGVLHYLKTLEALGGNPHDGAKVVAKMKEIPTDDPLFGKGPLREDGRRIIPAYLFEVKKPEESKGPWDYYKLVATIPADEAAKPLKDSECPLVKK; from the coding sequence ATGACGACGACGTTCGCGCGACGCTCTGCGGCCTTTCTGGCCTGCGCTGCCTTCGGTTTTGCAACATCTGCCTACGCTCAGGACAAGACCGCCACGATCGGCGTGCTCAACGACATGTCGAGCCTCTACGCCGATATCGGTGGCCCCAACTCGGTCGTCGCAGTCAAGATGGCGGTCGAGGATTCCGGCCTGCTCGCGAAGGGCTGGAAGATCGAGGTCATCAGCGGCGATCACCAGAACAAGCCGGATATCGGTGTCAACATCGCGCGGCAGTGGATCGACACCCAGAAGGTCGACATGATCACCGACACGCCGAACTCCGGCGTGGCGCTGGCGGTCAGTAACGTCGCCAAGGAAAAGAACGTCGTCCTGCTCAACAATGGCGGCGCCAGCGCCGACCTGACCGGCAAGGCCTGCAACGCCAACACCATCTCCTACACTTATGACACCTACATGCTCGCCACCGGCACCGGCAAGGCGCTGACCAAGGCTGGCGGCGATAGCTGGTTCTTCCTGACCGCCGACTATGCCTTTGGTGCGGCGCTCGAGCGCGACACCAGCGCGGTCGTCAAAGCGAACGGCGGCAAGGTGCTCGGCGGCGTCAAGCATCCGCTCAACACGTCGGACTTCTCGTCGTTCTTGCTCCAGGCGCAGAACTCCAAGGCGAAGATCGTCGGGCTTGCCAACGCCGGCGGCGACACCACCAACGCGATCAAGCAGGCGGCCGAGTTCGGCATCGTCGAAGGCGGCCAGAAGCTCGCGGCGCTGCTGCTCTTCATCAACGACGTCCACTCGCTCGGCCTCAAGACCGCGCACGGCCTGACCTTCACAGAATCGTTTTATTGGGACCTGAACGACAACACCCGCGCCTGGTCCAAGCGTTTCCAGGAAAAGGTGACCAACCACGCGATGCCGTCGATGACCCAGGCCGGCAACTATGCGGGCGTGCTGCATTACCTGAAGACGCTGGAAGCACTCGGCGGCAATCCGCATGACGGCGCCAAGGTCGTCGCGAAGATGAAGGAAATCCCGACCGACGACCCGCTGTTCGGCAAGGGCCCGCTGCGCGAGGACGGTCGGCGCATCATCCCGGCCTATCTATTCGAGGTGAAGAAGCCGGAAGAATCGAAGGGACCGTGGGACTATTACAAGCTGGTCGCGACCATCCCGGCGGACGAAGCGGCCAAGCCGCTCAAGGACAGCGAGTGTCCGCTGGTGAAGAAGTAA
- a CDS encoding IS701 family transposase, with translation MNLDQGGDSETRFAEYVAGLGSVIGHAERTRPLRDYCTGLILPGERKSVEPMAARTAPGRTAAQHQSLLHLVANAAWSDEAVLAKVREMVLPAIEKSGPIEAWIIDDTSFPKQGKHSVGVHHQYCGQLGKQANCQVAVSLSIANHAASLPVAYRLYLPQDWTKDRKRRNKAGVPKEIKFKTKPQIALEQIRWACEAGLPRGVALMDSAYGRDSQLRAGMTELGVPYVVGIVPTILMWRPGTGPRRMDKPLNNTGRRDEPDLVSAKKVALGLPKRAWRRVTWREGSAKKLSSRFARVRVRVAYNKLIPETLSSEWLLIEWPESEKEPTKYWLSTLPENVSFERLVDLAKLRWRIERDYQELKQEVGLDHYEGRGWRGFHHHATLCIAAYGFLIAEQATIPPSEPRSTAPLQVPPLPDNYRPRGSALAA, from the coding sequence ATGAATCTCGATCAGGGTGGAGATAGCGAAACTCGGTTTGCGGAGTATGTGGCGGGGCTTGGCAGCGTGATCGGTCACGCGGAGCGGACGAGACCGCTGCGTGACTATTGCACGGGATTGATCTTGCCGGGCGAGCGCAAGAGCGTGGAGCCGATGGCGGCGCGGACGGCTCCAGGACGCACGGCAGCACAACACCAATCGCTGCTGCATCTTGTCGCCAACGCGGCCTGGTCGGACGAAGCCGTGCTGGCCAAGGTGCGAGAGATGGTGTTGCCGGCGATCGAGAAGAGCGGGCCGATCGAGGCGTGGATCATCGACGACACCTCGTTCCCCAAGCAAGGCAAGCATTCGGTCGGCGTGCACCATCAGTATTGCGGCCAGCTCGGCAAGCAGGCCAATTGCCAGGTGGCGGTGTCTTTATCGATCGCCAATCATGCGGCCAGCCTTCCGGTGGCCTATCGGCTGTACCTGCCGCAGGATTGGACCAAAGATCGCAAGCGCCGGAACAAGGCCGGCGTGCCGAAGGAGATCAAGTTCAAGACCAAGCCACAGATCGCGCTGGAGCAGATCCGCTGGGCCTGCGAGGCCGGTCTGCCACGTGGCGTCGCGTTGATGGATTCGGCCTACGGGAGGGACTCGCAACTGCGCGCCGGCATGACGGAATTGGGCGTGCCTTACGTGGTCGGCATCGTGCCGACCATCTTGATGTGGCGCCCCGGCACCGGCCCGCGCCGCATGGACAAGCCGCTGAACAACACCGGCCGCCGCGACGAGCCCGATCTGGTCTCGGCCAAGAAAGTAGCGCTCGGCCTGCCGAAGCGGGCTTGGCGCAGGGTGACCTGGCGCGAAGGCTCAGCCAAAAAGCTGTCCTCGCGCTTTGCCCGCGTGCGCGTCCGTGTCGCATACAACAAGCTGATTCCCGAGACGCTATCGTCGGAGTGGCTGTTGATCGAATGGCCCGAGAGCGAAAAAGAGCCGACCAAATACTGGCTGTCCACGCTGCCGGAGAACGTCAGCTTCGAGCGGCTCGTCGATCTGGCCAAGCTGCGCTGGCGCATCGAGCGCGACTATCAGGAGCTCAAGCAGGAGGTCGGGCTCGATCATTACGAAGGTCGCGGCTGGCGTGGCTTCCATCATCACGCAACCCTGTGCATCGCAGCCTACGGCTTCCTCATCGCCGAGCAGGCGACGATTCCCCCCTCAGAACCACGTTCCACCGCGCCGCTCCAGGTCCCTCCCTTACCCGACAACTATCGACCCAGAGGCTCCGCCCTTGCGGCCTGA
- the der gene encoding ribosome biogenesis GTPase Der: protein MSFTIAIIGRPNVGKSTLFNRLVGQKLALVDDLPGVTRDRREGEARLGDLEFTIIDTAGLDEGAKGSLTARMQEQTEAAIAQADALFFVIDARIGLTPNDRAFADFARRANKPVLLVANKSEGKHGDAGAMEAFALGLGEPIQISAEHGEGMGELYDALSGLMPAPVDEDEAEDDEPLSEEEAATRPIRVAIVGRPNAGKSTMINHLLGEERLLTSPEAGTTRDSIAVEINWKGREFRVFDTAGLRRRSRIEEKLEKLSVADALRAVRFAEVVVMMMDSQNRFEEQDLRIADLIEREGRAMVLAVNKWDLMETKGGGAISTLRRDADHWLPQVKGVPIVAVSGLMGEGIDRLMQAIQDAYALWNRRVSTSALNRWFEEAVQANPPPAVSGRRLKLNYITQTKARPPSFVLFCSRADAVPQSYLRYLINSMREAFDLPGTPVRITLREKANPFAHKRKRPS from the coding sequence ATGTCCTTTACGATTGCCATTATCGGCCGGCCCAATGTCGGCAAGTCGACGCTGTTCAACCGCCTGGTTGGGCAGAAGCTCGCGCTGGTCGATGACCTGCCCGGCGTCACCCGCGACCGCCGCGAGGGCGAGGCCAGGCTCGGCGATCTCGAATTCACCATCATCGACACGGCCGGCCTCGACGAGGGCGCCAAGGGCTCGCTGACTGCGCGCATGCAGGAGCAGACCGAGGCCGCGATCGCTCAGGCCGATGCGCTGTTCTTCGTGATCGATGCCCGCATCGGCCTGACGCCGAACGACCGCGCCTTCGCCGATTTCGCTCGCCGCGCCAACAAACCGGTGCTGCTGGTCGCCAACAAGAGCGAAGGCAAGCATGGCGATGCCGGCGCGATGGAAGCCTTCGCGCTTGGCCTTGGCGAGCCCATCCAGATCTCGGCCGAGCATGGCGAGGGCATGGGCGAGCTCTATGACGCCCTGAGCGGGCTGATGCCGGCGCCTGTCGATGAGGATGAGGCCGAGGACGACGAGCCGCTGTCGGAGGAAGAGGCCGCGACGCGCCCGATCCGGGTTGCCATCGTCGGCCGGCCCAATGCCGGCAAGTCGACCATGATCAACCATTTGCTCGGCGAGGAGCGCCTGCTGACCAGCCCCGAGGCCGGCACCACGCGCGACTCCATTGCGGTCGAGATCAACTGGAAAGGCCGCGAGTTTCGCGTGTTCGACACGGCAGGCCTGCGCCGCCGCTCGCGCATCGAGGAAAAGCTGGAGAAGCTCTCGGTTGCCGACGCGCTGCGCGCCGTGCGCTTTGCCGAAGTCGTCGTGATGATGATGGATTCGCAGAACCGCTTCGAGGAGCAGGATTTGCGCATCGCCGATCTGATCGAGCGCGAGGGCCGGGCGATGGTGCTTGCCGTCAACAAATGGGATCTGATGGAGACCAAGGGCGGCGGCGCGATCTCGACCTTGCGCCGCGACGCCGACCATTGGCTGCCGCAGGTCAAGGGCGTACCGATTGTCGCCGTATCCGGCTTGATGGGCGAGGGCATCGACCGCCTGATGCAGGCGATCCAGGATGCCTATGCGCTCTGGAACAGGCGCGTCTCGACCTCCGCCTTGAACCGCTGGTTCGAGGAGGCCGTCCAGGCCAATCCGCCGCCCGCCGTATCCGGCCGCCGGCTGAAGCTGAACTACATCACGCAGACCAAGGCGCGCCCGCCGAGCTTCGTGCTGTTCTGCTCGCGCGCGGACGCCGTACCGCAGTCTTACCTGCGCTACCTCATCAACTCGATGCGTGAGGCCTTCGATCTGCCTGGCACGCCGGTGCGGATCACCTTGCGCGAGAAGGCCAATCCGTTCGCGCACAAGCGCAAGCGGCCGTCGTGA
- a CDS encoding tetratricopeptide repeat protein: MSELFDEVDEEVRREQLKKLWDNYSLYFIALMVLIVAAVGGWRGYQYLEAKKAAEAGAVFEKAVELSEQGKHAEAETAFADLAAKTPSGYRILARLRAAAEASARDPKAAAKMYDDIAADSGVGSEWRDLAKIRAAGLLVDSASYADIQQRLETSAEPKSTFRHSARELLALSAWRNNDMTAARKWLDAIAEDGETPPGLRSRAEALQALLPPVAKS; the protein is encoded by the coding sequence GTGTCTGAATTATTTGATGAAGTCGACGAGGAAGTACGTCGCGAGCAGCTCAAAAAGCTGTGGGACAATTATTCGCTCTACTTCATCGCCCTGATGGTGTTGATCGTGGCGGCCGTGGGCGGCTGGCGCGGCTACCAATACCTTGAGGCCAAGAAGGCCGCCGAGGCCGGCGCTGTCTTCGAAAAGGCCGTCGAACTGTCCGAGCAGGGCAAGCACGCGGAGGCCGAGACGGCCTTTGCCGATCTTGCTGCGAAGACCCCATCCGGCTACCGCATTCTAGCACGGCTGCGCGCCGCGGCCGAGGCATCGGCCCGCGATCCCAAGGCTGCGGCCAAGATGTATGACGACATCGCCGCTGACAGCGGCGTCGGCAGCGAGTGGCGGGATCTCGCTAAGATTCGCGCGGCCGGCCTGCTGGTGGACAGCGCCTCCTATGCCGACATCCAGCAGCGGCTGGAGACCTCTGCCGAACCCAAATCGACCTTCCGCCACAGCGCCCGCGAACTGTTGGCACTGTCGGCCTGGCGCAACAACGACATGACCGCGGCCCGCAAATGGCTCGACGCGATCGCCGAGGACGGCGAAACACCGCCGGGCCTGCGCTCGCGCGCCGAGGCGCTCCAGGCCCTGCTGCCGCCCGTCGCCAAGAGCTGA
- a CDS encoding class I adenylate-forming enzyme family protein yields the protein MDWSQSQIPPMRFEARFGDRVVPAFTDRPSSLWAMIAEASARNGDGEALVCGDVRLNWSQAVEQAARIASGFRKLGLRRGDRVAILLGNRVEFPLLLFAAAHEGLVTVLLSTRQQKPEIAYVLADCGARILIHEAALAARLPDARDVSDVVHRIAIDSDPALSRYSVLADNAPAPTPVDVGEEDTAMILYTSGTTGKPKGAMLAHCNIVHSSMVFVSCLQLTAADRSIAAVPLGHVTGVVANITTMIRCGGALIIMPEFKAADYLKLAARERVTYTVMVPAMYNLCLLQPDFDSYDLSSWRIGGFGGAPMPVATIEKLKATIPGLKLANCYGATETTSPSTIMPGELTAGHIDSVGLPCPGARIIAIGTDGRELPPGEIGELWIQSASVIKGYWNNPKATAESFTGGFWHSGDLGAVDAEGFVRVFDRQKDMINRGGLKIYSAEVESVLAGHPAVVESAIIAKPCPVLGERVHAVVVTRMQVGSDDLRSWCAERLSDYKVPETMAITSDPLPRNANGKVLKRQLRELW from the coding sequence ATGGACTGGTCCCAATCTCAGATCCCGCCGATGCGGTTCGAGGCGCGCTTTGGCGATCGGGTGGTGCCGGCTTTCACCGATCGGCCTTCGAGCTTGTGGGCGATGATCGCGGAGGCTTCGGCGCGCAACGGCGACGGCGAAGCGCTCGTCTGCGGCGATGTCCGCCTGAACTGGTCGCAGGCGGTGGAGCAGGCCGCGCGGATTGCATCGGGCTTTCGCAAGCTCGGCTTGCGGCGCGGTGACCGCGTCGCCATCCTGCTCGGCAATCGTGTGGAATTTCCACTGCTCCTGTTTGCCGCCGCGCACGAAGGTCTCGTCACGGTACTGCTCAGCACGCGCCAGCAGAAGCCGGAGATCGCCTATGTGCTTGCCGATTGCGGCGCCAGGATCCTGATCCACGAGGCGGCGCTTGCGGCGCGCCTGCCCGATGCGCGAGACGTTTCGGATGTGGTCCACCGCATCGCTATCGACAGCGATCCGGCTCTGTCGCGCTACTCCGTGCTCGCCGACAACGCGCCAGCCCCGACGCCGGTCGATGTCGGTGAAGAGGACACCGCGATGATCCTCTACACCTCGGGCACCACCGGCAAGCCGAAAGGCGCGATGCTGGCCCATTGCAACATCGTTCATTCCTCGATGGTGTTCGTGTCCTGCCTGCAATTGACGGCGGCCGACCGCTCGATTGCAGCCGTCCCGCTCGGGCATGTCACGGGTGTCGTCGCCAACATCACGACGATGATCCGTTGCGGCGGCGCGCTGATCATCATGCCGGAGTTCAAGGCGGCCGACTATCTCAAGCTCGCCGCGCGCGAGCGCGTCACCTACACGGTGATGGTGCCGGCGATGTACAATCTCTGCCTGCTCCAGCCTGATTTCGACAGCTACGATCTATCGAGCTGGCGCATCGGCGGCTTCGGCGGCGCGCCGATGCCGGTGGCGACGATCGAGAAGCTCAAGGCGACGATTCCGGGCCTGAAGCTTGCGAATTGCTACGGCGCGACCGAGACGACGTCACCCTCGACGATCATGCCGGGCGAATTGACGGCGGGCCATATCGACAGCGTCGGCCTGCCGTGCCCGGGGGCGCGGATCATTGCGATCGGGACAGATGGGCGCGAGCTGCCGCCCGGCGAGATCGGCGAGCTCTGGATCCAGAGCGCCTCCGTCATCAAGGGCTACTGGAATAACCCGAAGGCCACGGCGGAGAGTTTCACCGGCGGCTTCTGGCATTCCGGCGATCTCGGCGCGGTCGATGCGGAGGGCTTTGTCCGGGTGTTCGACCGGCAGAAGGACATGATCAATCGCGGTGGCCTGAAGATCTATTCCGCCGAAGTCGAGTCGGTGCTGGCCGGCCACCCCGCCGTAGTCGAGAGCGCGATCATTGCAAAACCGTGCCCGGTGCTGGGCGAGCGCGTCCATGCGGTGGTGGTGACGCGCATGCAGGTCGGGAGTGACGATTTGAGATCCTGGTGCGCCGAGCGGTTGTCCGACTACAAGGTGCCGGAAACGATGGCAATCACCTCCGATCCGCTGCCGCGCAACGCCAATGGCAAGGTGCTGAAGCGCCAGTTGCGGGAGCTATGGTAG
- a CDS encoding NnrU family protein, whose translation MGLLVMILGLVLFFAAHVFTTKRDARAQAIARLGEGTYKILYSVVSLAGLALIVWGFGHYRSSGWIDIWYPPKAMKHITIALMLPAVILVVASYVRGRIYATVKHPMLAGIKLWAAAHLLANGDLGSIILFGSFLGWAVYDRISLKYRTDAGAPPIPVGGVTNDLIAVAVGVVAYLALAFAFHPVVIGVPVMGG comes from the coding sequence GTGGGTCTGCTGGTCATGATCCTGGGGCTGGTGCTGTTTTTCGCCGCCCATGTTTTCACGACGAAACGTGACGCGCGCGCGCAGGCGATCGCGCGGCTGGGCGAGGGGACCTACAAGATCCTCTATTCGGTTGTTTCGCTTGCGGGGCTGGCGCTGATCGTCTGGGGCTTTGGCCACTATCGCAGCTCAGGCTGGATCGACATCTGGTATCCGCCGAAGGCGATGAAGCACATTACGATCGCACTGATGCTGCCGGCAGTGATCCTGGTGGTCGCGTCCTACGTGCGTGGCCGTATCTACGCGACGGTGAAGCATCCGATGCTCGCCGGCATCAAGCTGTGGGCGGCTGCGCATCTCTTGGCCAATGGCGATCTCGGCTCCATCATCCTGTTCGGCTCGTTCCTGGGCTGGGCGGTGTATGACCGCATTTCGCTGAAATATCGCACCGACGCCGGCGCTCCGCCGATTCCTGTGGGCGGCGTCACCAACGATCTGATCGCGGTCGCGGTCGGCGTCGTCGCCTATCTGGCGCTGGCATTTGCATTCCATCCTGTCGTGATCGGTGTTCCCGTCATGGGCGGTTAG
- a CDS encoding peptide chain release factor 3: MPDIVTTAESPARSPLAAEVSRRRTFAIISHPDAGKTTLTEKLLLFGGAINLAGQVKAKGERRNTRSDWMKIERERGISVVTSVMTFEFEGLVFNLLDTPGHEDFSEDTYRTLTAVDSAVMVIDAAKGIEARTRKLFEVCRLRDIPIITFINKMDRESRDVFELLDEIEKTLALDTTPMTWPVGRGRDFLGTYDVVNGGVRLLEGGGAKTGAAQQIEIAELGKLNANLDVSAVKDELELVTEASRPFELDAFREGHLTPVYFGSALRNFGVGDLLEGLGKFAPEPRAQDSDQRRVEATDPRMSAFVFKIQANMDPNHRDRIAFARLCSGKLSRGMKAKLVRTGKSMPLSSPQFFFAQDRSVADEAFAGDVVGIPNHGTLRIGDTLTEGEDFNFVGVPSFAPEIVRRVRLTDAMKAKKLKEALQQMSEEGVVQVFRPRDGAPALVGVVGALQLDVLKARLDAEYSLPVEFEVSEFQLARWVSSEDRKKLDTFIAANTSSIADDVDGDPVYLARNEFYLGYTRERAEGIEFTNVKDVKKKG; encoded by the coding sequence ATGCCCGACATCGTCACCACAGCCGAATCGCCGGCCCGTTCCCCGCTTGCCGCTGAAGTGTCGCGGCGGCGCACCTTTGCGATCATCTCGCACCCGGACGCCGGCAAGACCACGCTGACCGAAAAGCTCCTGCTGTTCGGCGGCGCGATTAATCTCGCCGGCCAAGTCAAGGCCAAGGGCGAGCGGCGCAACACCCGTTCGGACTGGATGAAGATCGAGCGCGAGCGCGGCATCTCCGTCGTGACCTCGGTGATGACCTTCGAGTTCGAGGGCCTCGTCTTCAACCTCCTGGACACGCCGGGCCACGAAGACTTTTCGGAGGACACTTATCGCACGCTTACGGCGGTCGATTCCGCGGTCATGGTGATCGACGCCGCGAAGGGCATCGAGGCGCGGACCCGCAAGCTGTTCGAGGTCTGCCGCCTACGCGACATCCCGATCATCACCTTCATCAACAAGATGGATCGCGAAAGCCGCGACGTTTTCGAGCTGCTCGACGAGATCGAGAAGACGCTGGCGCTCGACACCACGCCAATGACCTGGCCGGTCGGCCGCGGCCGCGACTTCCTCGGCACCTACGACGTCGTCAATGGCGGCGTGCGCCTGCTCGAAGGCGGCGGCGCCAAGACCGGCGCTGCGCAGCAGATCGAGATCGCCGAGCTCGGCAAGCTCAACGCCAATCTCGACGTCTCCGCGGTGAAGGACGAGCTCGAGCTCGTCACCGAGGCCTCAAGGCCGTTCGAGCTCGACGCGTTCCGGGAGGGGCATCTGACGCCGGTCTATTTCGGCAGCGCGCTGCGCAATTTCGGCGTCGGCGACCTCCTGGAGGGCCTCGGCAAGTTCGCGCCCGAGCCGCGCGCGCAGGACAGCGACCAGCGCAGGGTCGAAGCCACCGATCCGCGCATGAGCGCCTTCGTGTTCAAGATCCAGGCCAATATGGATCCGAATCATCGCGACCGTATTGCGTTTGCGCGCCTTTGCTCCGGCAAGCTCAGCCGCGGCATGAAGGCGAAGCTCGTGCGCACCGGCAAGAGCATGCCGCTGTCGAGCCCGCAATTCTTCTTCGCCCAGGACCGCTCGGTGGCGGACGAGGCCTTTGCCGGCGACGTCGTCGGCATTCCCAACCATGGCACGCTGCGGATCGGCGATACGCTGACCGAGGGCGAGGATTTCAACTTCGTCGGCGTGCCGAGCTTCGCGCCTGAAATCGTCCGCCGCGTCCGTCTCACCGACGCCATGAAGGCGAAGAAACTGAAGGAAGCGCTTCAGCAGATGTCGGAGGAGGGCGTCGTGCAGGTGTTCCGTCCGCGCGACGGCGCGCCGGCGCTGGTCGGCGTGGTCGGCGCACTGCAGCTCGACGTGCTCAAGGCACGGCTCGATGCGGAATATTCGCTACCGGTCGAGTTCGAAGTGAGCGAGTTCCAGCTCGCGCGCTGGGTCTCCTCGGAGGACCGCAAGAAGCTCGACACCTTCATCGCTGCCAACACCTCCAGTATCGCCGACGACGTCGACGGCGATCCCGTGTATCTGGCCCGGAACGAGTTCTATCTCGGCTACACCAGGGAGCGCGCCGAGGGCATCGAATTCACCAACGTCAAGGACGTCAAGAAGAAGGGGTAG